Part of the Citrus sinensis cultivar Valencia sweet orange chromosome 2, DVS_A1.0, whole genome shotgun sequence genome, ACATTCTGACATGGCATGCATTTCGTTGATAGCTTTCTTGAGTAATCTTCTGTTTGGATTAATCCAAACTGATAATTCGTCATggcaaaatttgttttgacatcaaataaattctaaaaaaacaTTTCATTAGAACTTGATCATGGCTAGTCATGTTTCTTCGATTACCAGTGTTAGGAAAACACTCCATgagttgaaaataaatttttggaaataataataataaaaacatatctataaaagaaaacaaatgatAATCAGATCTTTAAGGTCATAATATTTCAATCAGGTGCAATTTTGAAGGAAATGGTTTAGTAATTATAGacctatttttttaattcataagaAACTATGAGaatttgtattaataaatAGTGTTAGCTGGTTATGGAATTCATAGACCAAGCTGACTAGTACTTCACAGAACCATCACTTAACGACAGATAAGTTGGTCTTATACCACAAAAACACCTAAAATTTCAATGTCTGTATAAACTCATTTCATAACGTGAAAGTTTCCGTGGCATGAGAAGTGACAACGCCAATTTATTAGAACTTTACCATGAATCGAAACTTGTAAACAAATGTGATTATATATCAACAAATCAGATTCTCATAGCTCAAGAACAAACTTATTCGCTGGCACTAAAGGACTTTCCGTAGCTCACACTAACCTCATATGAGTCCTTACAAGGCAACATCAAGAGCTACATCATAgacatcaaaattattaattttaaataacacCAATAGCTGTTTGAGTGCTGGCAAAGTGGaggattatatttttaaatttttcaccCAAAAGTGCACTCTTCAAAGTTAGATTTGAAAGGCCAACATAACAAATCTACATAGTCCTTAATTGGCTGAGCATAAAACAATTATAGCCCCTAATTTCTAAGAATGGCCACAAAAGTGGAAATATCATAGCTCAAGTTCAATTGCAACAACTACTAAAAATAGCAGAAACTACAGCCCTTACTTCTATGCCAATCCCACATTCTGGCTTATCAGGCACAACTGGCGCAAATTACCAATTCAACCACccaattatcaaattttcaaaccttCTCCTACCTGGCactgaaaataaatgaaaacaccCTCTTGCCAATGATGCCAAAGAGAGTAATTCCACTTACTTCTGACTACTTGTCAATGCAAGTGTGTAACAATTCCCACAAAGCCACATATATACTTCAAGTGAATTTCCTCTCTTCCCTTTGTTTTCTCACAAACAAAACAGGCATCAATCTATCATAAGAAAGTGAGTAATAACTAATCCTACCAAAAAGAAACTGTccaaattttggattttcaggtaatttaatttaaaaataatcaattaagcTTAAGATAACTAATGCACTTTCCAATCTAAAACCACAATCTACAATATAGAATAAGATCCATCCATTATCTGAATAACCAAACATAAAATCGGAAAACAACATACCGTATTGGAGGCTCCGGGTCGCGGCCGCTCGAAAGGCGCTAAAGATGCCGACATTCTCAGAGACTAACACCGAAACCTCTTAATTTCATCACTGTCAATTAAAAGTAAATCGGCCGAGTTCTCCATTGAGTCAACTCAGCAAAATGGACACAGCTTCCGAATCGGTAGATCGGCGAGTTTAGATCTAAATGTAAAAATGATAACGacagacagagagagagagagatgcaGAGAGAGACTTGGAGAATGAGCTTGAGCTTAGGGTTTcgattgatttgattttgattagaTAAAAAGACAGTAAAGAAGCTAGCAACAACCTAAGCTACCACTATCACTGTCTgtatacaaataaattaaaaaattaattaattaatttaataatggcGAAACtgaaaaaggttttttttttccctctctctcaCATTCTTTCTGATTTTCTCTCGTTTTCTTTCGGTTTCTCTgtcaatgttttttttaaattttccttttttaatttcagaaaaatggattaggtaaaGAGCAATAGTGGTTGTGGTACTAGTGTTAAGGTGATGTgataaaagagagagagagtttttgGGTCTTGCTTTTCAACCACTTCTCTCTTTGGCTGTAGAGAGAGACAAGGAGAGCTTAGCTTAGTGATGTAGAAACTAGAAAGTGGTTGAGTCCGGTACAGTCAATTCTAATCTAAGTCATACTGATTAACCAATCATCACATTCCACGTCATCCAACTAAACCAACTGACCAAGACtaagttttgattttcattgttttcattttcgaatttcaaaaatttaatttgaattttaaaactagAGAAAATCAAGCACAAAGGTTTGATTCTCATTCATATGAGCgaaggaaaaattaatttagagtcaaattacattataaaaagagagaaattatattatgttcaTATTTTGAAGGAAATGGTGTTTCATAAGTTTGTTAATATTCAATAAGAACTGAAACAAGACTGCgagtttaatatattttagtaaaaaataaaaaataaaagttcattATTCTTCTAAAACTTGAATAGCATTAAGGTGAGTTGAAGTTTACAtacaagaagaataagaatttgAAAGAGTGTTTATGAGTTTTAGaactaaaaaatcaatttaatttttatccactctttatttaaaaaaattaaaaaaacagtATAAAGAGTGTTTTAAACATTAAACGGCGAAACTTTTTGTATCATTAAGCACTATTAGTATCGTAATTATTTGAGGTTATTTTAACTTACgttttatattaaaagaacatattttaatattttatccagggcattaataaataatatttgaaataaaatgatggGTCCTTATGTTCTTGGCCTATAAATTATTAGTGTGATTTAGTACaacttttttgtaaaaaaaaaaaaaaaacaaaacactgCTAGTGTACCCAAAAGATGTCTAAATGATTGGATGAATAGGCACTATtctaataatttatctattggGACACTTAATTTGGGCAACCTAATcttttttataatctaataaattaAGGTCATGTTTAGTATTGTGATACTAAACACTTTAAGCCAACGTTgctgtaaaaaataattataaatataaaataaaagttgataatatttaataaaaataatttttaaataataatattgactaaaataataaaaacattataTATTCTTcgttttaaaatgtaaaattaaatcttcTTAATGTTTAAGTCATAACAACtagtatttattaaattattttaatactataatttttaaattacaattatctgacttcaatatcaaatattaaatacaaccttaaaaatataatcaaagACAGAGAACGGGTATGATTGATATCGTTAGGTACTTGTCTTACGATACACTTCAATCAAACTGGTGAATCACGGACCCAATAACATATAAAGCTGTTTTAAAAGGGGCATTTTCATTTtccggaaaaaaaaaaaagaaaagaaaagaaaaggggcCTTTTTTCAGTTGTGAAATTCCAAAATGCCGACGTGGCATGATTCTATTCGCGGTACGACCAAAATTTGAATCCAGATCAATTGCAGAGGAGTACAGCGTTAGATTGAGTGAGGAAGGGAGTCATTATTTTAACTGCAGTGCAAAGTCCAACCTAACTCGccaaaatccaaaacaaaattcagtCACCAGTACCAATCGCACGCGCCACATCATGCAGTCCGCCGATCATCTTGGCAGGACTAATGAGCCCCAGACACAAACGTCTCCGCCGTTTAATTGGAGGCGTGATGCTGCGTGTAAGAAAGGGAATTTGGTATGTGCGTGCGAGCGGGTGAAGCGGCAACTGTTCTGTAAATTTGTCCGCATCGGTTAGAAAAACATAACTAAAAGTTTGACACTTTGTTTTTGGGATTTTGTCCGTTGTGGTCCAGTTGCTGCATCTGTCGTGCCAGCGGCCTGTGGTCTTATTTCGTTTGTCCAGTGTTagacattctaaatttttcaatctcaaaaaattatcttaaataatataatacatataaataaattaataattaatttacttaaatcatataaaaaattattgatcatttaataaataacacattattcaaaaaaaaatttaaaaattagagtatCTATCATAACTCTTTTCGTTGAGTAGTGttacacattttaaaatttttattcttagtatttatcaatttttatgagataatataattaatttgtttatatcttataaaaaatatcaatcacTCAATAAATGACATATCATTTGGCCTTTAGAGTCGCAACTATTAATGAAATGTCatcatccaaaacaaaattttattctctgtctcattttttcttttttttttttcctttttcataaTAGCAAAATCTTCTTAATACTTCAAacaattttatacaaattacttataaagaatgaaaatttagataaaagttaaaaaattctctgtgtatggattattttttcaaatatacatttgattaattaattcaatatatTACTGAGCATATTGTATAGTTTGTTTGATCAAAAAAATCTAAACAATATTTTAGTgtccaattaattaaaaatatttataaacagaaaaatccactgctaataaaataatttttaacacaTATAATGTGATTTATTGTTATGAGatgatataatataattactctGAAGACTAAAATAGTACATACGCCATTTAGGGTGCATTCACCGCACAAAATTGCATTACAGcataatgtattatttaatgCATGGTATATTGTATTAGGCTATATTATATTAACACtgcattatattaatattatataaggTTTGGTGCTATATTGGTAagtaatgattttttattatactttGTTGGGTATTACATTGCATTGTACTGACTTTTTtggtgattaattttaattgtttttgaaaaaaaaaattactattgTGAAGTTCTTAAATATATGAGAAAAAATACTATATATAAAAGtcttaaaatttagaatttgatacattaattttcttcatctaggtaataaaactaaaaaattctataatttcagcaacataacattttttttttttttggtaattctCAAATGTGTAtcttgtgaaataaaaatgaaagcaaatgaaataaactatgctttattaaaatatataacaggataaataaataattaaaacatatgGTTCCATtcaaaagtcatatttatcataaagatctataaatataagattttatcTAAATAGAAGCTAGGAAAGGGGTAGTAGTGTCTTAAGGAGAGAGACAATCACGTGTAAACGCCCACCTCCCTTGGGTCTAGGTAGGTGCATGTTTTGGAGCATTACAACAGCGGAATAATGAAGTGCAATACAAGCAAATTTTGCAGCCAAACGTAGTGGTATATTAACTTAATGTTACATATGGTTTTTAAGCTGTGTAATATGGTGTGCCAAACACAATTTTAATACATAATTCTTATGTCTTaaactctaaaattttatttctaatatcttaaataatattaaggaCCCATTTGGAATTAGTATTTGGAGGCTCAAACgtgattttagaaaattaaaagctaattttggctatggattttttaaaattacttttggcAAATTACTCCTTTATgtagtaaattttaaatagtaGGGAATgaatagtttttcaaaatctgattttgagaataagatttatacttaaatataattccatatatatattttcatataaattataaaaacccaaaattatccttattaattaagaaataatattattaactttatatatatatattattaaaaattatattaagataagaaaattaaaatataaaatatttattttaattattaattattatatacacaataaaaaatattttatatacatgtttgtaaatatgtaaacaaattttatttaatattatgtccAATTCAATTGTTTATATTCTTACagcattttaataataaaaatttactaaatacgTAGTATTGTTTTTAAACTCAAAGTacttctaaattaaattttatcaaatatttaattgattcttttcacaattaattatttctataacacaactaataataattattttaaaaactatagtATTATCAAATTGGTCTTAAACAAGGGGTAAATCAATATCGGTTTGAAAGATTTTGATTACATAATATGAGTAGCCCTTCTAGTTGAGCAAATTCTATAGGAGATGCAAGTCATTATAGGAGATGTGACCACCAATGCACCGGATCCAATCAGAACTCCACAATCtcataaattgaatttttaaattttaccaaaatcATTAAGCAAAGGTTAGGCGAAtccattatattaaaataggAGATAAAGTATTAggatttgattttctaaacTGATTTATGATTAAGGTTAGATTTGAATTGTTGGTTTGAGTTTGATTTGAACTATTAAGCCACTTGGCCTGGACTGCTAATCTCACATTTGGGAGGGCGACAATTAAAGTTCTAATGGACCAAACTTTCTCCCGCAATTAagaataattgagtggaggtCATTGCAgtctttcttttttacaaaaaattatgagtGGAGCAAACATCTCTTTATATTAGAGAGAGTAGGTAATTTGGACAGTGCAATTTGGGTAGAGTGTTCcatcaaaatttaatgtaaactAATGGTCTCAACTAGTTGTTTGATCATAATCACGGTAGTTGtctataataatagtaatttgtAAATACATGATGTAATATCAAGTTATTTGGTTGTATTTtcaatataagaaagaaagctACATTAATTAGCCTGTCAGATCCCGTTAATCCAACTTTTTTCAgtagtattttaatttcattaattaaacaaaacaaagataacttaaaatcttaaatgttTGGTTTAAAGAAATGACAAGAGGGAAGAGGAAACGAGAGGAGCTTGAGGAggagagataaaagaaaatgagaggaaaatagaattaaatttaattgttaggcatgaaatgaaattttagaaacagaaaaattacatatatttttcttgaataaatttaccctttgtacaatattttaaattgttatttttgatgcgattttactttgaattgttatttttagaagaaacaaaatgaatcAATTCGTACCACcgctagattttttttttttaaaaaaggtaaagaatattaaagggtaaaataggaaaataagTCCCATTCCTGCACGACGAGAGAGGGAACCGAACAACGACGACGACGAAGCTGATAGAAATCGAATCGTGTTCTGTTGTTAATCGACGTACAAATTCTCACGAGATAGAACAAAAGCATGGGAGAAGAAGAAACCCTAGCACAACACCGAAGCTCCTCCTTCGCTGCTCCTCTTATTTTACTCCTCGTATTAGCCTTTCAGTTTGTTTCCAAATGGCTCGATCAACTCAAAAAGGTATtaaggttttaatttttttttataataaaaactcaatCCTCTTGcaaatattgattaattttctttttaaaattgtttattgattatgaaattttaatagagaGGAGCGAGGAGTGACAAGGAAATCCAGTTGCGGAGAGAAATAAAGCAACTATTGAAAGAGGCGAGCTCCTTTTCACAGTgagtaattttattgatgtAATTGAAGTTTATACATCTTgtgataatttgattttgaattttgttcttttcacTGATTATGAGAGAATCACATTCCAATAGCATTATATTATTCAATAGGAAACAGCTTCTTTCCCACTCATAAGAAATGTAAGAATCTGGCTTGTCTCTGTCCACGTTCTTGCTTGAATGCGGCATTTTTCACCCCCCTTGTTGACAATTTTTAGTGGTACAATTGCTCATGGTTCAACTCCCAACATTTAATTTATGCTAAAAGAccataaatttgattttccgGGCTTCTATGTGCATTTTTTGAAATCATATATGCTGGCGGATGTAGAATTTAAAGAAGTGTATCTATATGTGATATTAATGGGTTTTAAAGACTATTTTGGTCCTGTTGATTGTAGGCCCTCAACATTTGCACAAGCTGCAAAGCTTAAGAGGTTGGCAACTGCTAAGGAGAAGGAACTTGCAAACTGTGAGGCTAACTGCAGTCTTAGTCGTTTactatttgtttcttttgactTATACTGTTAAATTTACATAGtactttcttctttctctttaacAAACTTGACTTTTGGGGGACTCTATAACAACTTATATGGAACATTTAAAGAGTTTCTGGAGTGTCTGATGATTAGTGGTATCAAGgggaagattttcttttatgggTGGCAAGCCTATCAAGATAAGCTATTGTCTCT contains:
- the LOC102629536 gene encoding protein GET1 isoform X2; the protein is MGEEETLAQHRSSSFAAPLILLLVLAFQFVSKWLDQLKKRGARSDKEIQLRREIKQLLKEASSFSQPSTFAQAAKLKRLATAKEKELANYQESQSKEIHMSYDLYVKVLRILKVVIYFVLICWFWRAPVAAISQQLVQPFGKFLSWWTGGQSKNNVME
- the LOC102629536 gene encoding protein GET1 isoform X3 gives rise to the protein MGEEETLAQHRSSSFAAPLILLLVLAFQFVSKWLDQLKKRGARSDKEIQLRREIKQLLKEASSFSQPSTFAQAAKLKRLATAKEKELANYQESQSKEIHMSYDLYVKVLRILKVVIYFVLICWFWRAPVAAISQQLVQPFGKFLSWWTGGQSKNNVMA